A window of the Serinus canaria isolate serCan28SL12 chromosome 20, serCan2020, whole genome shotgun sequence genome harbors these coding sequences:
- the ACTL10 gene encoding actin-like protein 10: MLSETGSEEGQPQPLLEQTLPYPSGAEQAPEPGLPSPAPLLSHCRLFLRARHPCGAPAMLKPAVVIDSGSRFTRGGFAGQEQPQCVLRTVLLPPCSVGTPWEPWQPCSVGTPWGPWQPGPGTESPRCSAATPRRRPLKRGLVEDWDAMKTLWGHLLCCRLQVSPEEHPVLLAESPSCPAADRAKAAEVLFEGLGVPALHLANSGFLSLCAHGRVTGLAVEAGAAVSHVTSVWGGQTLRKGTRSLGVAGDHLSRHLHGLLLQSHTEPSALPALTKKVLTQLKEQCCYVSLDYEGDLQEEGSHPPARFQTPDGSWITLGKERFCCPEPLFRPELLQLSCPGLHQLAWQSLQTVPEQARRHVLGNIVLSGGSSMFPGFPERICLELNLLFRGAGVHVEVLANPRRGSAVWAGGSMAASLTSFQHTWMTKGEYQEHGAEYVHTKFQ; encoded by the coding sequence ATGCTCAGCGAGACCGGGAGCGAGGAGGGACAACCCCAGCCACTTCTAGAGCAGACACTGCCGTACCccagtggggcagagcaggcaccTGAGCCTGGTTTGCCCTCACCAGCccccctcctgtcccactgcaggctGTTCCTCCGTGCCCGGCATCCCTGCGGAGCGCCAGCCATGCTGAAGCCCGCGGTGGTCATCGACAGCGGCAGCCGCTTCACCCGCGGCGGCTTCGcgggccaggagcagccccagtgcGTGCTGAGGACGGTGCTGCTGCCGCCCTGCAGCGTGGGCAccccctgggagccctggcagccctgcagcgTGGGCACCCCCTGGGGGCCCTGGCAGCCCGGCCCTGGCACGGAGAGCCCGCGGTGCTCGGCCGCGACCCCGCGGCGCCGCCCGCTCAAGCGCGGCCTCGTTGAGGACTGGGACGCCATGAAAACTCTGTGGGgccacctgctctgctgccgCCTCCAAGTGTCCCCAGAGGAGCACCCGGTGCTCCTGGCCGAGTCCCCGTCCTGCCCCGCCGCCGACAGGGCGAAGGCGGCCGAGGTGCTGTTCGAGGGCCTGGGGGTGCCCGCGCTGCACCTGGCCAACAGCGGCTTCCTGTCGCTCTGCGCCCACGGCAGGGTCACCGGGCTGGCCGTGGAGGCCGGGGCAGCCGTGTCCCACGTCACCTCCGTCTGGGGGGGCCAGACCCTGAGGAAGGGCACCCGCAGTCTGGGGGTGGCCGGGGACCACCTGTCCAGGCACCTGCacgggctgctgctgcagagccacacAGAGCCCTCGGCGCTGCCGGCCCTGACGAAGAAGGTGCTGACCCAGCTGAAGGAGCAATGCTGCTACGTGTCCTTGGACTACGAGGGAGACCTCCAGGAGGAGGGATCCCACCCCCCAGCCAGATTCCAGACCCCCGACGGGAGCTGGATCACCCTGGGCAAGGAGCGCTTCTGCTGCCCGGAGCCGCTGTTCCGGCccgagctgctgcagctcagctgccccGGGCTGCACCAGCTGgcctggcagagcctgcagaCGGTGCCTGAGCAGGCCAGGAGACACGTGCTGGGCAACATCGTGCTCTCAGGAGGCTCCTCCATGTTCCCTGGCTTTCCTGAGAGGATCTGCTTGGAGCTGAACCTCCTTTTCCGAGGAGCGGGTGTGCACGTCGAGGTGCTGGCCAACCCCAGGAGGGGCTCGGCAgtctgggctgggggctccatGGCAGCCTCGCTCACCTCCTTCCAGCACACCTGGATGACAAAGGGAGAGTACCAGGAGCACGGGGCCGAGTACGTGCACACGAAGTTCCAGTAG